GCAGGGGATAGCCGAGGCCGAGCTTGAGGATGCTCGCCCCGGGCATCGCCTCGCGCGCGTACTGGTAGGCGACCGACCCCGTGATGATGCCCACCTTCTTGCCGTTCCACTCGATGCGGTTGAGTTCGGTCGCGTCGGCGTAGGCGGCGAGCCGCTCGAGCCGCTCGATGACGATCCTGTGCCGCTTGATCGCGTGGCCGGGAACCATGACGTACTTCGTGATGTTGCGTTCGAAGCCGCCGTGCTCGACCGTCTCGCGCTCGCCGATCGTGACGAGCCCCTTGGAGTGGGAGATCCGCGTCGTGAGGCGCAAAAGCACCGGCGTGTCGAACTCCTCCGAGATCTCGAAGGCGTACTTGACGAAATCCTTCGCCTCCTGGCTGTCGGACGGCTCGAGGACGGGAATCGAGGCGAACTTGCCGTAGCACCGGTTGTCCTGCTCGTTCTGCGACGAGTGCAGGCTCGGATCGTCGGCGCTCACGATGATGAGCCCGGCGCCGACGCCGGTGTAGGAGAGGGTCATCAGCGGATCGGCTGCGACGTTCACGCCGACGTGCTTCATCGCGGCGAGCGACCTGGCGCCGCCGTAGCTCGCGCCGACGGCGTTCTCGAGCGCCACCTTCTCGTTGATCGCCCACTCGGCGTAGATGTCGTCCTTGAAGAACCGGCCGATCGTCTCGAGGATCTCGGTGCTGGGCGTTCCCGGATAGGCCGAGGCGAACTCACCCCCGAACTCGTACATGCCACGGGCGAGCGCCTCGTTGCCGGACAGCATCATCTCCATGTCAGGGTTCCTCCTGGTGGATGTGATGTATCGGTAAGACAGTATCGTCATCGTGAAGACAAGGCATCGTTCGTCAAAGGTACGAGAAAAACCGGAAAAATTCAACTAATAATTATACGGACGAAGGGCCGAAAACCGTGGCCCCGCGGGGCGGATTCCCATACAATGCAATGCATTATGGAATCATGCCTCGCTGCCGTCCGGGAGGAACGATGACACGGCGCCCCACATACGAAGAGGTCGGCGAGATCGCCCGCTTCGACGAGCGGGACACGGTCTTCTCGCGCGAGACGCTCGCTCCGGGGAGCGCCGGGGAACGCGAGTACCACGGGCGCCACCCCGAGAAGAAGGAGATCGACCGCGAGCTGGCCAGGTTCCTCGCCGGAAAGATGGAGGGGGGCGCCGGCGTCGACCGGGTGGCCCGGGCGATCTACGAGGCGCATTTCGTGCCCGTCTCGGCCCTCGCCCTTCCCGATCGCGTCGACGGCGTGCCGGCCACCGAGCGGGTCGAATGGGACCCCGCCGACGCCGCCCGCCGGATCAAGGCGTTCGCGCGGCTGCTCGGCGCCGACGACGTCCGTATCGGGCCCCTGCGCAGCGAGTGGGTCTACTCGCATCGCGGCGCGCGGCCCTTCTTCGAGGGCGGCGGCTACGTCAATCCCCCCTACTTCGAGGGCATCCCCCCCGGCTACGCGGGCGGCCGCTACGGCGAGCCGGTCGAGTTGGCGCACCGCTACGCGATCTCGCTCGCCTTCGCGCAGGAGAAGGATCTCGTCGCGACCGGGGCGAGCCGGGCCGTCGACTTCGAGGTGGGCCGCGTCTACGCGAACAGCGTTCTC
This genomic window from Candidatus Krumholzibacteriota bacterium contains:
- a CDS encoding reductive dehalogenase → MTRRPTYEEVGEIARFDERDTVFSRETLAPGSAGEREYHGRHPEKKEIDRELARFLAGKMEGGAGVDRVARAIYEAHFVPVSALALPDRVDGVPATERVEWDPADAARRIKAFARLLGADDVRIGPLRSEWVYSHRGARPFFEGGGYVNPPYFEGIPPGYAGGRYGEPVELAHRYAISLAFAQEKDLVATGASRAVDFEVGRVYANSVLASVQLARFVRALGWPARAHHMRNYLVLAVPVAVDAGIGELARCGYVVSRSLGADFRLATVTTDLPLALDEPVDIGIQDFCEKCRKCATNCPSGAIPEGEKTIVRGIRKWKLDEEKCLRYWGKAGYTCGICQAVCPWSKPRTPFHRLVAALAVHAPPLRRALVLGDDVVYGSRFRARPLPDWLRT